A genomic segment from Peribacillus sp. ACCC06369 encodes:
- a CDS encoding STAS domain-containing protein, protein MRIPILKLYDCLLVSIQWELDDETALQFQEDLLHKIHETSANGVVIDITSIDFIDSFIAKVLGDVFSMSKLMGAKVVITGIQPAVAITLIELGISLDDVLTALDLEKGLEKLQQELGD, encoded by the coding sequence ATGAGGATTCCGATATTAAAGCTTTATGACTGCTTGTTAGTCTCTATACAGTGGGAATTGGATGATGAGACAGCCCTTCAATTTCAAGAGGATTTATTGCATAAGATTCATGAAACAAGCGCGAATGGCGTAGTTATAGATATTACCTCAATAGATTTTATAGATTCCTTTATCGCAAAGGTATTAGGCGATGTCTTTAGCATGTCTAAGCTTATGGGGGCCAAGGTTGTAATTACGGGGATCCAGCCTGCTGTTGCAATAACATTAATTGAACTGGGAATTAGTCTCGATGATGTTCTGACAGCATTAGATCTAGAGAAAGGCCTGGAGAAATTACAACAGGAATTGGGGGATTAA
- the sigB gene encoding RNA polymerase sigma factor SigB, with the protein MQKQSQPNQAQKEQVNEWIRAYQQDQDDEAQSNLVIHYKSLVETISRKYAKGKSFQEDISQVGMIGLLGAIRRYDESFGKSFEAFAVPTIIGEIKRFLRDKTWSVHVPRRIKELGPKIRVTVEELTTTLHRSPRIDEIADCIGVTEEEVLEAMEMGKSYQALSVDHSIEADSDGGTVTLLDIFGNVDEGFEKVNQRLVLEKVLHVLSDREKMIIQHTYLENLSQKEAGDKLGISQMHVSRLQRRAIKKLQEAINAENSELIQ; encoded by the coding sequence ATGCAAAAACAGTCTCAACCTAATCAGGCACAAAAAGAACAGGTAAATGAATGGATTAGAGCTTATCAGCAAGACCAAGATGATGAAGCACAGAGCAATCTAGTCATCCATTATAAAAGTTTGGTTGAAACAATCTCCCGTAAGTACGCGAAAGGAAAATCGTTTCAGGAGGATATCTCCCAGGTCGGCATGATTGGTTTATTAGGTGCCATCCGACGATATGATGAATCCTTTGGTAAGAGCTTTGAGGCATTTGCCGTCCCTACTATAATTGGGGAAATCAAAAGGTTCTTGCGTGACAAAACTTGGAGTGTCCATGTGCCAAGAAGAATAAAGGAACTTGGTCCAAAAATCAGGGTGACTGTCGAGGAATTAACAACGACACTTCATCGTTCACCAAGAATAGATGAAATAGCCGATTGTATAGGAGTGACTGAAGAAGAAGTTTTAGAAGCGATGGAAATGGGAAAAAGCTATCAAGCTTTATCTGTTGATCATTCTATTGAGGCGGACTCTGATGGCGGTACTGTCACATTACTTGATATATTCGGTAATGTCGATGAAGGTTTTGAAAAGGTCAATCAGCGCCTCGTGCTCGAAAAGGTGCTGCATGTGTTAAGTGACCGTGAAAAGATGATCATTCAACATACTTATTTAGAAAATTTAAGTCAAAAAGAAGCTGGCGATAAACTTGGAATTTCTCAAATGCATGTGTCGAGACTCCAGCGACGCGCGATCAAGAAACTTCAAGAAGCGATTAATGCTGAAAACTCGGAGTTAATTCAGTGA
- a CDS encoding PH domain-containing protein, with product MEPENRISNRALTVWKISGLISCSITWIISIAVLVLTIIFDWTYWIFGALIIISIIQSYLSIFLIPSVKWKRWRYEVKDTEIDIQSGIFVIKRTLIPMIRVQHVETKQGPLLRKYDLASVEISTAATLHVIPALDLEEADELRHYISRMASVEEEDV from the coding sequence ATGGAACCCGAAAATCGCATATCGAATAGGGCCTTAACCGTATGGAAAATCAGTGGTCTTATAAGCTGTTCAATAACTTGGATTATAAGCATTGCCGTACTCGTGCTTACAATCATTTTTGATTGGACATATTGGATATTTGGAGCATTGATCATAATTTCGATAATCCAATCCTATCTGTCCATTTTTCTCATTCCTTCGGTGAAATGGAAGAGATGGCGTTACGAAGTAAAGGATACGGAAATTGATATCCAAAGTGGTATTTTTGTCATTAAAAGAACACTCATACCGATGATTAGGGTTCAGCATGTTGAAACGAAGCAAGGTCCATTATTAAGAAAATATGATTTAGCTTCCGTTGAAATTTCCACTGCCGCGACCCTTCATGTCATACCTGCCCTGGACCTTGAAGAGGCAGATGAACTGCGGCACTATATTTCCAGAATGGCGAGTGTGGAGGAAGAAGATGTCTGA
- a CDS encoding outer membrane lipoprotein carrier protein LolA translates to MKKMLMLFAGIMLLLALSACGQKSQGDVVSELNEKLGEMKGYKANAKMTLKMGTEPQVYNVEIWHKDPSFYRVNLKNEEKDQSQMILKNDDGVYVLTPALNKSFKFQSEWPENSSQAYLFESLVKDITEDKSATYKETDKHYVFETKTRYQNNKMLPFQEITINKKDLSPVSVKVMDPDKTALVLVEFSKVKFDTTFDKDSFDMKKNMTSAQLEAPVMAEVQKEGFAVKYPENIGDMNLTEEKEIATEKGERVVLTYEGTKSFTLVQEKAEVVQTSVSTNVNGEPVDLGYTVGAMTGNTIAWTFEGVDYMLASKDLKQEEMIEVARSVGGDPVK, encoded by the coding sequence ATGAAGAAGATGTTAATGCTTTTTGCAGGGATCATGCTCTTGCTTGCTCTTTCTGCTTGCGGCCAAAAATCACAGGGTGACGTAGTGAGTGAATTGAATGAGAAGCTTGGCGAAATGAAAGGATATAAAGCTAACGCGAAGATGACATTAAAGATGGGGACGGAACCTCAAGTGTATAATGTGGAGATTTGGCATAAGGACCCTTCTTTTTACCGCGTAAATCTTAAAAATGAAGAGAAGGATCAAAGCCAGATGATTTTGAAAAATGATGATGGTGTATATGTTTTGACGCCTGCTTTGAATAAAAGCTTTAAATTTCAAAGCGAGTGGCCGGAGAATAGCAGTCAGGCTTATTTGTTCGAGTCGTTGGTGAAAGACATTACGGAAGATAAAAGTGCGACATATAAAGAAACGGATAAACATTATGTCTTTGAAACGAAAACGCGCTACCAAAACAATAAAATGTTGCCATTTCAAGAGATTACTATAAACAAAAAGGATTTATCTCCAGTCAGTGTAAAAGTCATGGACCCCGATAAGACCGCATTAGTCCTTGTTGAATTTTCAAAAGTGAAATTCGATACGACTTTTGATAAAGATTCATTTGATATGAAGAAAAACATGACAAGTGCACAACTTGAAGCACCTGTTATGGCAGAAGTCCAAAAAGAAGGGTTTGCGGTGAAATACCCAGAAAATATTGGTGATATGAACTTAACGGAAGAAAAAGAAATTGCAACGGAAAAGGGAGAACGTGTCGTTTTGACCTATGAGGGTACAAAAAGTTTTACATTGGTTCAGGAAAAAGCTGAGGTAGTCCAAACTTCCGTTTCGACGAATGTAAATGGGGAGCCGGTTGATTTGGGTTATACAGTCGGAGCCATGACAGGAAATACGATTGCATGGACTTTTGAAGGTGTGGATTATATGCTTGCATCAAAGGACTTGAAACAGGAAGAGATGATAGAAGTCGCCCGTTCTGTTGGGGGAGATCCAGTCAAATAG
- a CDS encoding rhomboid family intramembrane serine protease has translation MFTRTEGFREYANSYRAVTVLILIMMIVFVLILFPIFPGNVLFYYGTGVNLYISDGQWWRLITPIFLHSTFTHLLFNGFSLAIFGPFLEKSLGSIKFSIFFLTTGILANIATFLIKPLTYNHVGASGAIFGLLGFFLYLVLFNKTNFTNNERNTVYTLTGIAIIMTFIQPQINVVGHLAGLTTGALTAPLYLRKKW, from the coding sequence ATGTTTACAAGAACAGAAGGCTTCCGCGAATACGCCAATTCATATCGAGCTGTGACTGTGCTCATACTCATTATGATGATTGTTTTCGTTCTCATCCTTTTCCCCATATTTCCCGGCAATGTACTCTTTTATTACGGCACAGGTGTAAACTTATACATCTCCGATGGACAATGGTGGCGTTTGATCACCCCCATCTTTCTACATAGCACGTTTACACATTTACTGTTTAATGGGTTCTCACTTGCCATCTTTGGTCCATTCCTGGAGAAATCCCTTGGATCCATAAAGTTTTCAATCTTCTTTTTAACAACCGGAATCCTTGCTAATATCGCAACCTTCCTGATTAAACCACTGACATATAACCACGTAGGTGCCAGCGGTGCAATTTTTGGTTTACTCGGTTTCTTCCTTTACCTTGTACTGTTTAATAAAACAAATTTTACAAATAACGAAAGAAATACAGTATATACACTGACCGGAATTGCCATTATCATGACATTCATCCAACCACAGATTAACGTTGTCGGTCATTTGGCGGGTCTTACAACCGGCGCTTTAACAGCTCCATTATACTTGAGAAAAAAATGGTAG
- a CDS encoding anti-sigma regulatory factor yields MEFQSCVKIINEWDIVAARQLGRNVAKELGFGTVDQARITTAISELARNIYLYAGQGSVSIEKPNKNGKSGLKIIAEDKGPGIEDIRKVMEDGYTTSGGLGAGLPGVKRLMDDFDIESIPGEGTKIVATKWLR; encoded by the coding sequence ATGGAGTTCCAATCCTGCGTAAAAATCATAAATGAATGGGACATCGTAGCTGCAAGGCAGCTCGGAAGAAATGTCGCTAAAGAGTTGGGGTTCGGCACTGTAGACCAGGCAAGGATCACAACGGCTATAAGCGAATTGGCCCGAAATATATACCTATATGCTGGACAAGGCAGTGTTAGCATAGAGAAGCCAAATAAAAATGGGAAGTCAGGATTGAAAATCATTGCAGAGGACAAAGGGCCGGGAATTGAGGATATCCGGAAAGTCATGGAAGATGGATATACCACCTCAGGGGGACTGGGGGCAGGCCTTCCGGGAGTCAAACGTTTAATGGATGACTTCGATATTGAATCGATACCAGGTGAAGGGACTAAGATTGTCGCTACGAAATGGCTCCGTTAG
- a CDS encoding RsbT co-antagonist protein RsbRA: MNQLVYDFIKQNQDYILTEWMGIMKESTDERLIKVVSDRMFTQTSSEFIDMIITNVDSKNKEFTLKLSDFAEKVIQLGWPLTFVNEGLHKFTLIVINGMVAKSLVTPDNQVNLVNHLDKWATPINNEIVNIYTQTWERTVSMQKIALQELSAPLIPVLEGITVMPLIGTIDTERAKQIMENLLTGVVKHRSEVVLIDITGVPVVDTMVAHHIIQAAEAVRLVGAKCILCGIRPEIAQTIVNLGINLNEVITKNTLKKGIEVALELTSRKIVKVEG; the protein is encoded by the coding sequence ATGAATCAATTGGTTTACGATTTTATTAAGCAAAATCAAGATTACATCCTTACTGAGTGGATGGGCATCATGAAGGAAAGTACAGACGAAAGATTAATTAAAGTCGTCTCCGATCGAATGTTCACGCAAACGAGCAGTGAATTCATAGATATGATCATCACGAATGTTGATAGTAAAAACAAGGAATTCACATTGAAGCTTTCAGATTTTGCCGAGAAAGTAATCCAATTGGGATGGCCTCTCACTTTCGTCAATGAAGGTCTTCATAAATTCACGTTAATTGTCATTAATGGTATGGTGGCCAAGAGTCTGGTGACCCCTGATAATCAAGTCAATCTTGTTAACCATTTGGATAAATGGGCAACTCCAATAAATAATGAAATAGTCAATATTTATACCCAAACTTGGGAAAGAACTGTTTCTATGCAAAAAATAGCCTTGCAAGAACTTTCGGCTCCGCTCATTCCTGTATTGGAAGGCATTACGGTTATGCCGCTGATTGGTACAATTGATACAGAACGTGCCAAACAGATAATGGAGAACCTGTTGACTGGCGTTGTTAAGCATAGATCTGAAGTTGTCCTTATCGATATAACGGGTGTGCCTGTCGTGGATACCATGGTTGCTCATCATATCATTCAGGCAGCGGAAGCAGTCCGATTAGTGGGTGCAAAATGTATACTCTGCGGCATTCGCCCTGAAATAGCTCAAACCATCGTTAACCTAGGAATTAATTTAAATGAAGTGATTACAAAAAATACATTAAAAAAAGGGATAGAAGTTGCGTTGGAATTAACGAGCCGTAAGATTGTAAAGGTGGAGGGATAA
- a CDS encoding antitoxin EndoAI — protein sequence MSESSATREILIRLPQNFLTELDGYASEENVNRSEFIYRATKMYLRERKKKEFRESMKRGYIEMAAINLTIASEAFQAEFEAGHCVERLVSGG from the coding sequence GTGTCTGAATCCAGCGCAACAAGAGAGATATTAATTCGATTACCTCAAAATTTTTTAACAGAGTTAGATGGGTATGCGAGTGAAGAAAATGTAAATCGCAGTGAATTTATTTATCGTGCCACAAAAATGTATCTTCGCGAACGTAAAAAGAAAGAGTTTCGTGAATCGATGAAACGCGGTTATATTGAAATGGCGGCCATTAATTTAACGATTGCTTCTGAAGCCTTCCAGGCTGAATTCGAGGCTGGTCATTGCGTTGAACGATTAGTTAGCGGAGGCTGA
- a CDS encoding PH domain-containing protein, with amino-acid sequence MSEPKRLHPIAVLLNIIKSIKELVIPFLLVIVIPGKNEGIPGWIQPLVISVIILFLIVIAFLQWFRFTYRIEEGEFRIESGVFVRKKRYIKFDRIHSIDISEGIIQRIFRLVKVNIETAGGSQADAVLSAIRKSDAQRINAFINEEKNKNTNNPLDKDKYEVAGYEDAAKSASVFKQTLPQLFVMAATSGAVGVFLSGGIAFISQFDEMIPFERIFKDYEDFIGMGTIILSVLGLVALLVVYVLATLSMVIKYASFTVIKTDDEIVISRGLLEKRQLTIPIHKIQGIRIMENFVRKPLGLATVYLEYAGGSMEDKESLSIMLFPLIKKGHLPEKILEILPVFQTTTEMKPIPKHALSRYVFRKVIYIIPIIGALVWFVKPWGLLSFLIVPLAIFWGYMQYRDAGWSIEGNLLLLSSRFFSKQTLIMQRSRIQSITYKKSWFQNRKELATISASIKSGVTSRVGMVVDLEEKDCLIIKSWYLPKKAVDSND; translated from the coding sequence ATGTCTGAACCTAAAAGGCTTCACCCCATAGCTGTATTGCTTAACATTATTAAATCAATCAAGGAGTTAGTTATCCCTTTTTTATTAGTAATCGTTATTCCTGGGAAGAATGAAGGGATTCCTGGCTGGATTCAGCCGCTAGTCATTTCCGTTATTATACTTTTTCTGATAGTTATTGCATTCCTACAATGGTTTCGTTTTACATATCGCATAGAAGAGGGCGAATTCAGAATTGAGTCCGGAGTATTCGTAAGGAAGAAACGGTATATAAAGTTTGATCGAATCCATAGCATTGATATATCAGAGGGTATCATCCAGAGGATATTCAGGCTAGTGAAGGTGAATATTGAAACTGCAGGCGGATCTCAGGCCGATGCTGTATTATCAGCCATAAGAAAAAGTGATGCCCAGCGAATCAATGCTTTTATAAACGAGGAAAAAAACAAAAATACGAATAACCCTCTTGATAAGGATAAATATGAAGTGGCGGGTTATGAAGATGCAGCAAAATCGGCATCCGTTTTTAAACAGACACTGCCGCAATTATTCGTTATGGCTGCCACTTCTGGGGCGGTAGGTGTCTTTTTATCTGGAGGAATCGCTTTTATTTCCCAGTTTGATGAAATGATTCCTTTTGAACGGATATTTAAGGATTATGAAGATTTCATTGGAATGGGAACCATTATTCTGTCCGTGCTTGGCCTTGTGGCCTTATTGGTGGTTTATGTACTGGCTACATTAAGTATGGTAATTAAATATGCTTCTTTTACAGTGATAAAAACGGATGATGAAATCGTAATTTCCAGAGGGCTTCTCGAGAAAAGACAGCTGACAATCCCTATCCATAAAATACAAGGTATCCGGATCATGGAGAATTTCGTTCGAAAGCCATTGGGTTTGGCGACGGTTTATCTTGAATATGCAGGAGGCAGCATGGAAGATAAAGAAAGTCTATCCATCATGCTGTTCCCTTTGATCAAGAAGGGGCATTTACCTGAAAAAATCCTGGAAATTTTACCTGTTTTTCAAACAACCACTGAGATGAAGCCGATCCCTAAGCATGCGCTTTCCCGGTATGTGTTTCGCAAGGTTATATACATCATCCCGATAATCGGAGCTTTGGTATGGTTTGTCAAACCTTGGGGTTTACTTTCCTTTTTGATTGTACCGTTGGCGATCTTTTGGGGTTACATGCAATATAGAGATGCAGGGTGGAGTATCGAAGGGAATTTGTTGCTATTGAGCAGCCGTTTTTTCTCAAAGCAAACATTGATCATGCAGAGAAGCAGAATTCAATCAATCACGTATAAAAAAAGTTGGTTTCAGAATCGAAAAGAATTAGCTACGATTTCAGCATCGATTAAATCTGGAGTTACTTCCAGGGTCGGCATGGTTGTGGATTTAGAAGAAAAGGATTGCCTAATAATTAAATCATGGTATTTGCCAAAAAAAGCAGTCGACTCCAATGATTGA
- the alr gene encoding alanine racemase, translating into MKVFHRDTWAEVNLDNIIENISSLKKRLGNGVSLFAVVKANAYGHGDYEVAKTALEAGADFLSVAFLDEALALRKKGILAPILVLGASRPESAALAAEYGISVTVFDVAWLEKAKDLLKPGQVLQVHVKVDSGMGRIGIRDEGQLLKVESLLKQEVCFNFQGIFTHFATADELNTDFYEKQLASFKGMLSALITKPEYIHAANSAASLRFTDPEWNAIRMGISMYGLSPSMEMQPILPFPLRQAISLRTKMVAVKQLAKGESVSYGATYTAEGDEWIGTLPIGYADGWIRKLQGQEVLVDGSRVPIVGRICMDQCMIKLPGPFPVGTEVTLIGNDGDESITVDEIAAKLETINYEVTCMIGARVPRIYIKDNQLKHVRNYILE; encoded by the coding sequence ATGAAAGTATTTCATCGAGATACGTGGGCAGAAGTAAATTTGGATAATATTATTGAAAATATCTCTTCATTGAAAAAAAGACTGGGAAATGGCGTTAGTCTTTTCGCTGTCGTTAAAGCGAATGCTTATGGCCACGGGGACTATGAAGTGGCTAAAACGGCACTTGAAGCGGGGGCTGATTTTTTAAGTGTCGCTTTTTTGGATGAGGCACTTGCTTTACGGAAAAAGGGAATATTGGCTCCAATTCTTGTACTTGGGGCATCGAGGCCTGAAAGTGCAGCACTTGCTGCCGAGTATGGGATTTCCGTGACGGTTTTCGATGTAGCGTGGTTGGAGAAGGCAAAGGATTTATTGAAACCGGGACAAGTTCTGCAAGTTCATGTGAAAGTGGATAGCGGCATGGGGAGAATTGGCATTCGTGATGAAGGTCAACTCCTGAAAGTGGAAAGTTTGCTTAAGCAAGAGGTGTGTTTCAACTTCCAAGGGATATTCACACATTTCGCGACGGCAGATGAATTGAATACCGACTTTTATGAAAAGCAGCTTGCTTCATTTAAAGGGATGCTTTCCGCATTGATTACAAAGCCAGAATATATTCATGCAGCCAATAGTGCAGCTTCTTTAAGGTTTACCGATCCTGAATGGAATGCAATAAGAATGGGGATTTCCATGTATGGTTTAAGCCCTTCCATGGAAATGCAGCCGATATTGCCATTTCCCTTAAGACAGGCTATATCTTTAAGAACGAAGATGGTCGCGGTTAAACAGCTTGCTAAGGGTGAAAGCGTTAGTTATGGGGCAACTTATACGGCTGAAGGTGATGAATGGATTGGGACTTTGCCAATCGGTTATGCTGACGGCTGGATCCGTAAACTGCAAGGTCAGGAAGTTCTTGTGGATGGAAGCAGAGTACCGATTGTCGGCAGGATTTGCATGGATCAATGCATGATCAAGCTACCTGGACCATTCCCTGTAGGAACAGAGGTCACACTCATCGGGAATGATGGTGATGAATCGATTACTGTTGATGAGATAGCGGCAAAGCTGGAAACGATCAATTATGAGGTAACATGTATGATAGGTGCAAGAGTGCCCCGCATATATATTAAAGATAATCAGTTGAAACATGTACGTAACTACATCTTGGAATGA
- the acpS gene encoding holo-ACP synthase, with product MIKGIGVDITELDRMETLINRQPRLKERILTEKEISIFEKLNGRRKVEYFTGRFAAKEAFSKAYGTGIGKHLSFLDIEITSDEKGKPVISKPFSEGVHLSISHSRDYAVAQVVIERVN from the coding sequence GTGATTAAAGGTATAGGCGTGGACATTACTGAGTTGGATAGAATGGAAACACTGATTAATCGGCAACCCCGTTTAAAGGAACGTATATTGACAGAAAAGGAAATCTCGATTTTCGAAAAGTTAAATGGAAGAAGGAAGGTCGAGTATTTTACTGGACGTTTTGCAGCAAAGGAAGCTTTTTCCAAAGCATATGGTACGGGGATCGGTAAGCACTTGTCCTTTTTGGATATCGAAATCACATCGGATGAAAAAGGAAAGCCAGTGATTTCAAAGCCGTTTTCTGAAGGGGTCCATCTTTCGATTAGCCACAGCAGGGATTATGCTGTGGCTCAGGTCGTAATTGAAAGGGTGAATTGA
- the rsbW gene encoding anti-sigma B factor RsbW encodes MSQVYDYIEMKIPAKPEFIGVIRLTLSGIGSRMGFAYDEIEDLKIATSEACTNAVQHAYKDSEKGEVKVSFGLYPDRLEVMVSDSGKSCNFEEVRQGLGPYENGQKVELLREGGLGLYLIETLMDDVKIHQHDGVTVFMTKFLEGEQVEMDAKTVST; translated from the coding sequence ATGAGTCAAGTATATGATTACATCGAAATGAAAATACCTGCAAAACCGGAATTCATCGGTGTCATTCGTTTAACGCTTTCTGGAATAGGTAGCCGGATGGGGTTTGCGTATGATGAAATTGAGGATTTGAAAATCGCAACCAGTGAGGCTTGTACAAATGCAGTACAGCATGCATATAAGGATTCCGAAAAAGGTGAAGTGAAAGTGAGTTTCGGGCTTTATCCTGACCGTTTGGAGGTCATGGTTTCTGATAGCGGTAAGAGCTGTAATTTCGAAGAGGTTCGTCAAGGGCTCGGTCCATACGAAAATGGACAAAAAGTCGAACTCTTGAGAGAAGGAGGCTTGGGTCTTTACCTCATTGAAACTCTGATGGATGATGTGAAAATTCATCAGCATGACGGGGTTACAGTATTTATGACTAAGTTTTTAGAAGGAGAGCAGGTGGAGATGGATGCAAAAACAGTCTCAACCTAA
- a CDS encoding PP2C family protein-serine/threonine phosphatase, which translates to MDIRENMEKKYHEALSTYLKDQNEQALYQGQKISRLHIKYNISPEEIISMHKNNLMELYPELPGKVLDSFDFLLEVMMGYGIAYREHQSLRHQQQELKTEIEIAANVQHTLLETEIPDIKALEIGAISVPARQMNGDYYHFVQDENERIGVGIADVIGKGIPAALCMSMIKYAMDSLPEHRHEPKSVLESLNRVVEHNVDPSMFITMFYGLYDPHDRQFSYASAGHEPGFYYDAATGTFSDLDAKGLLLGVDKKTRYRQYEKTVNGGDMIILLSDGVTECRTNDGFIERETLIGFIKKNMHLQAQEMVNNIYKQLEKMQNFQLRDDFTLIILKSNV; encoded by the coding sequence ATGGATATTAGGGAGAACATGGAGAAAAAGTATCATGAGGCGCTTTCTACTTATCTTAAAGACCAAAATGAGCAAGCACTCTACCAAGGGCAAAAGATTAGCCGCCTACATATTAAATACAATATATCTCCTGAAGAAATCATCAGTATGCATAAAAATAACTTAATGGAACTTTACCCGGAATTACCGGGGAAAGTATTGGATTCTTTCGATTTTTTGCTGGAAGTCATGATGGGCTATGGCATAGCATACCGTGAACATCAAAGCCTTAGACATCAACAGCAGGAACTGAAAACGGAAATTGAGATTGCGGCAAACGTTCAACATACTCTTTTGGAAACGGAAATTCCTGATATCAAAGCTCTTGAAATTGGGGCGATCAGTGTTCCGGCCAGACAGATGAATGGAGATTATTATCATTTTGTTCAAGATGAAAATGAGCGAATCGGGGTAGGGATAGCTGATGTCATAGGAAAAGGCATTCCTGCTGCATTGTGCATGTCGATGATTAAATATGCGATGGATAGTCTTCCGGAGCATCGACATGAACCGAAAAGCGTGCTTGAGAGTTTGAACCGTGTTGTGGAGCATAATGTGGATCCAAGCATGTTCATAACTATGTTCTATGGTTTATATGATCCGCATGACAGGCAATTTTCCTATGCTTCAGCTGGACATGAACCTGGATTTTACTATGATGCCGCTACAGGTACATTCAGCGATTTGGATGCAAAAGGTTTGTTGCTTGGAGTTGATAAAAAAACAAGGTATCGCCAATATGAAAAAACGGTGAATGGCGGAGACATGATCATTTTATTATCTGATGGAGTAACGGAGTGCCGGACGAATGATGGGTTTATAGAAAGGGAAACGCTTATTGGTTTCATTAAAAAGAATATGCACTTACAAGCCCAGGAAATGGTGAATAATATATATAAGCAATTGGAAAAAATGCAGAACTTCCAACTGCGGGATGATTTCACATTAATAATTTTAAAATCAAATGTTTAG
- a CDS encoding anti-sigma factor antagonist, with translation MNITVDVNELNTEFIVKLKGEIDAYTAPKLRESLFPISEQDNVSITIDLTEVSYMDSTGLGVFVGAFKSVRAHNGEFTLVGLSERLRRLFDITGLADIIDIKSGTEGGLE, from the coding sequence ATGAATATAACTGTAGATGTTAATGAATTAAATACTGAATTTATTGTAAAACTAAAAGGTGAAATCGATGCCTATACTGCACCAAAACTAAGGGAATCACTATTTCCGATTTCAGAGCAGGACAATGTTTCGATTACTATTGATTTAACCGAAGTTTCCTATATGGATAGTACGGGACTTGGGGTATTTGTCGGTGCTTTTAAAAGCGTAAGGGCACATAATGGCGAATTCACTTTAGTTGGGTTATCAGAAAGGTTACGACGTTTATTTGATATTACTGGTCTTGCAGATATCATTGATATAAAAAGTGGTACAGAAGGTGGGTTAGAATGA
- a CDS encoding type II toxin-antitoxin system PemK/MazF family toxin: MVVKRGDVYFADLSPVVGSEQGGTRPVLILQNDIGNRFSPTVIVAAITAQIQKAKLPTHVEINAKKYGFERDSVILLEQIRTIDKQRLTDKITHLDEPMMQKVNEALQISLGLIEF, from the coding sequence ATTGTTGTTAAGCGTGGTGACGTATACTTCGCAGACCTTTCCCCGGTAGTCGGTTCAGAGCAGGGTGGAACCCGTCCGGTACTAATTTTACAAAACGATATTGGTAATCGCTTTAGTCCGACTGTGATCGTGGCAGCCATTACAGCTCAAATTCAAAAAGCGAAATTGCCTACGCATGTTGAGATTAATGCAAAAAAGTACGGATTCGAGCGGGATTCCGTCATTTTATTAGAACAGATCCGGACAATTGATAAGCAGCGATTAACTGATAAAATTACGCATCTTGACGAACCAATGATGCAAAAGGTCAATGAAGCTTTGCAAATTAGTTTAGGCCTCATTGAGTTTTAG